From one Eucalyptus grandis isolate ANBG69807.140 chromosome 9, ASM1654582v1, whole genome shotgun sequence genomic stretch:
- the LOC104419908 gene encoding potassium transporter 7 has translation MAEEGESERAEAVVAMGSMDSSESRWVFQDDDDSEIEGEEGDGDEDEDEEDEDGTPPRTALDSDDDGNAAHRLIRTGPRIDSFDVEALEVPGAPRNDYEGISVGRRIVIACQILGVVFGDVGTSPLYAFSVMFTKAPINGNEDVIGALSLVLYTLIIIPLVKYVLIVLWANDDGEGGTFALYSLICRHAKVSLLPNQLPSDARISSFRLKVPSAELERSLKIKERLENSLTLKRLLLILVLAGTSMVIADGVVTPAMSVVSAVGGLKVGVAAIGEAEVMTISVAFLVVLFSVQKFGTSKVGLAVGPALFIWFCSLAGIGIYNIIKYDTSVFRAFNPIHIYFFFKRNTSKAWYALGGCLLCATGSEAMFADLCYFSVRSVQLTFVFLVLPCLMLGYMGQAAYLMDNHSNYEQVFFSSIPSGAFWPILIIANVAALIASRTMTTATFSCIKQSTVLGCFPRLKIIHTSRKFMGQIYIPAINWFLMVACVILVCSISSITEIGNAYGIVELGVMMMTTVLVTIVMLLIWQINIIIVLSFVVIFLGLELTFFSSVLWSVGDGSWIILVFAVVMFLVMYIWNYGSKLKYETEVKQKMSMDLLRELGSNLGTVRAPGIGLLYNELVKGIPAIFGHFLTTLPAIHSMIIFVCIKYVPVPVVPQSERFLFRRVCPKSYHIFRCIARYGYKDVRKENHQAFEQLLIESLEKFIRREAQERSLESDSDEDMDSEGDNCGAIIAPNGSLYSLNAPLLAEYTQDGNTISEASTSDEVRPVVEAAPSSDPEQSLERELSFIRKAKESGVVYLLGHGDIRARKDSWFIKKLIINYFYAFLRKNCRRGIANLSVPHSHLMQVGMTYMV, from the exons ATGGCGGAGGAGGGCGAATCGGAGAGGGCGGAGGCGGTGGTCGCCATGGGGTCCATGGACTCGTCGGAGTCCCGGTGGGTGTTCCAGGACGACGACGATTCGGAGATCGAGGGCGAGGAGGGGGACGgggacgaggacgaggacgaggaggacgaggacggGACGCCGCCGCGGACCGCCTTGGATTCGGACGACGACGGGAATGCGGCGCACCGGCTGATTCGCACCGGCCCTCGCATTGATTCCTTCGATGTCGAGGCTCTCGAGGTCCCCGGCGCGCCGAGAAACGACTACGAG GGAATTAGTGTGGGAAGAAGAATTGTTATTGCATGTCAGATTCTTGGGGTTGTTTTTGGTGATGTGGGAACAAGCCCATTATATGCCTTCAGTGTGATGTTCACCAAGGCACCTATAAATGGAAATGAGGATGTCATTGGAGCACTATCTCTTGTCCTATACACCTTAATTATTATCCCTTTAGTGAAGTATGTGCTCATTGTTCTTTGGGCCAATGATGATGGCGAAG GTGGCACGTTTGCCTTATACTCATTGATTTGTAGACACGCCAAAGTTAGTCTTCTCCCGAACCAGCTTCCATCTGATGCGCGAATTTCATCCTTTAGGCTTAAAGTCCCATCCGCGGAACTTGAGAGATCCTTAAAGATTAAGGAAAGGCTAGAGAATTCACTGACGTTGAAAAGGCTGCTCCTGATTCTAGTGCTTGCTGGTACTTCTATGGTTATTGCTGATGGGGTTGTCACGCCGGCAATGTCAG TAGTCTCTGCTGTTGGTGGATTAAAAGTTGGGGTGGCTGCTATTGGGGAAG CGGAGGTGATGACAATTTCAGTTGCCTTTCTTGTTGTATTGTTTAGCGTACAGAAGTTTGGAACAAGTAAAGTGGGACTTGCGGTTGGCCCTGCTTTATTTATATGGTTTTGTTCTCTTGCTGGTATCGGAATTTACAATATCATAAAATATGACACCAGTGTGTTTAGGGCTTTCAATCCGATTcacatatattttttcttcaagAGGAACACAAGTAAGGCCTGGTATGCGCTCGGCGGCTGTCTTCTCTGTGCCACAG GTTCCGAGGCAATGTTTGCAGATCTTTGCTACTTTTCAGTGCGTTCGGTTCAG cttacatttgtttttcttgtacTGCCTTGCCTTATGCTGGGTTACATGGGTCAAGCTGCCTACCTTATGGACAACCATTCTAACTATGAGCAAGTGTTTTTCTCTTCAATCCCAA GTGGAGCATTCTGGCCAATCTTAATAATAGCTAATGTTGCCGCACTAATTGCCAGCCGAACCATGACAACAGCCACATTTTCGTGTATTAAACAGTCAACAGTACTGGGGTGTTTTCCTCGCCTTAAAATCATTCACACCTCTCGAAAATTCATGGGCCAGATATATATACCTGCCATTAATTGGTTTCTGATGGTAGCCTGTGTGATCTTGGTGTGCTCTATATCAAGCATCACTGAAATTGGAAATGCGTATG GAATTGTTGAGCTCggagtgatgatgatgacaacaGTGTTAGTAACAATTGTAATGCTTCTTATATGGCAGATAAACATCATCATTGTGCTGAGTTTTGTGGTCATTTTCCTCGGATTGGAATTAACTTTCTTCTCATCAGTTCTTTGGAGTGTGGGAGATGGTAGTTGGATAATATTGGTTTTTGCAGTAGTCATGTTCCTTGTTATGTATATATGGAACTATGGGAGCAAGCTGAAATATGAAACAGAAGTCAAGCAAAAGATGTCGATGGATTTGCTGCGGGAATTAGGTAGCAATCTTGGGACTGTGAGGGCTCCTGGAATTGGCTTGCTCTACAATGAGTTGGTGAAGGGCATACCAGCTATTTTTGGCCATTTTCTGACCACTCTCCCAGCAATTCATTCCATGATAATATTTGTTTGTATTAAGTATGTCCCAGTTCCTGTGGTGCCTCAAAGTGAGAGATTTCTCTTCCGCAGAGTCTGCCCGAAAAGCTACCACATTTTTCGGTGCATTGCCAG GTATGGCTACAAAGATGTGCGCAAGGAAAATCACCAGGCCTTTGAGCAGCTGCTGATTGAAAGCCTAGAGAAGTTCATCCGTCGGGAAGCCCAGGAGCGGTCACTAGAGAGTGATAGTGACGAGGATATGGATTCCGAGGGTGACAACTGTGGGGCAATAATAGCTCCCAACGGAAGTCTTTATTCACTGAATGCCCCACTTCTTGCTGAATATACGCAAGATGGCAATACCATCTCCGAAGCGAGCACCTCAGATGAGGTCAGGCCAGTGGTTGAGGCAGCCCCGTCATCTGATCCAGAACAGAGTCTTGAGAGAGAGTTGTCCTTCATCCGCAAGGCAAAAGAATCTGGGGTTGTCTATCTGCTTGGTCACGGAGATATTAGGGCAAGGAAAGATTCGTGGTTTATAAAGAAGCTAATCATTAATTACTTTTATGCTTTCTTGAGAAAGAACTGCAGGAGGGGGATTGCAAACCTGAGCGTGCCGCACTCACATCTAATGCAAGTCGGTATGACTTACATGGTGTGA
- the LOC104419907 gene encoding ubiquinol oxidase, mitochondrial, with the protein MSQGVLRSLARSFVNGGNRGGGGGRYVLGTFEAEFGRRPGGVSCGVIYARRMLSSSATEPAPIDKEKKQSASAEEEEEKKKNGGGAVVPSSYWGISRPKITREDGTEWPWNCFMPWETYRADLSIDLEKHHLPKTFSDKFAYRTVKLLRVPTDIFFQRRYGCRAMMLETVAAVPGMVGGMLLHLRSLRKFEHSGGWVKALLEEAENERMHLMTMVELVKPKWYERLLVLSVQGVFFNAYFVLYLLSPKLAHRVVGYLEEEAIHSYTEYLKDINSGAIENVPAPAIAIDYWRLPKDATLKDVITVIRADEAHHRDVNHFASDIHFQGRKLKDSPAPLGYH; encoded by the exons ATGAGTCAGGGCGTCTTGAGGTCGTTGGCGCGAAGCTTCGTCAATGGCGGCaaccgcggcggcggcggcggccggtaCGTCCTCGGGACGTTCGAGGCGGAATTCGGACGGCGGCCGGGGGGCGTCTCCTGCGGAGTGATCTACGCGAGGAGGATGCTGAGCTCCTCCGCGACGGAGCCTGCTCCGATCGATAAGGAGAAGAAGCAGAGTGCGAGTgcggaagaggaggaggagaagaagaagaacggcGGAGGTGCGGTGGTTCCTTCGAGCTACTGGGGGATATCGAGGCCTAAGATCACTAGAGAGGACGGTACCGAGTGGCCTTGGAATTGCTTCATG CCTTGGGAAACTTACAGGGCAGACCTATCGATCGACTTGGAAAAGCACCACTTGCCGAAGACATTTTCGGATAAATTTGCATATCGTACGGTGAAGCTGCTGCGAGTTCCTACTGATATTTTCTTTCAG AGACGCTATGGGTGTCGCGCAATGATGCTTGAAACTGTAGCAGCTGTTCCGGGAATGGTGGGGGGAATGCTACTGCACCTGAGGTCTCTCCGCAAGTTTGAACATAGTGGTGGTTGGGTCAAAGCCCTGCTGGAAGAAGCGGAGAATGAAAGGATGCACCTGATGACGATGGTGGAGCTTGTGAAACCGAAATGGTACGAGAGGCTGCTGGTTCTTTCAGTGCAAGGAGTATTCTTCAATGCTTACTTCGTCCTCTATTTGCTCTCCCCTAAATTAGCACATAGAGTTGTTGGCTATCTGGAAGAGGAGGCCATTCACTCATATACAGAGTACTTGAAGGATATTAACAGTGGTGCGATTGAAAATGTTCCTGCTCCGGCTATTGCCATTGACTACTGGAGGTTACCTAAGGATGCAACTCTGAAGGACGTGATTACAGTTATCCGTGCTGATGAAGCTCATCATCGTGACGTCAACCACTTTGCTTCT GACATTCATTTCCAGGGAAGGAAATTGAAGGATTCCCCAGCTCCGCTTGGTTATCACTGA
- the LOC104420853 gene encoding MDIS1-interacting receptor like kinase 2, protein MLLKRSFCCYLFLNFLFAFSTLPTAASALSTHVQTREAEALLKWKNSLRDQTQYLLSSWMLASSNITSTNTSTNSCSWEGIRCNIAGSVTGINLTSIGLRGTLHEFNFSSLPNLLSLDLHDNELFGNIPSNIVTLHNLTFLNLGYNQLSGSIPPEVGNLTMLKVLSFSNNLLSGPVPSTLGNLNNLSLLYLGNNHLTGPIPLELGKLNFLSELRLNLNNLTGSIPASTGNLTGLKILSLYGNQLSGPLPREINNLTHLILFFLSNNSISGFLPENICHGGILEDFCASNNHFTGTVPKGLKNCTSLTRLRLDRNHLVGNISEDFGIYPVLDYIDLSYNNFHGEVSPNWGKCQLLTSLKISDNLIVGVIPPGIGGSSLLHVLDLSNNKLVGKIPNELGNLKSLFNLTLSGNNLSGEIPPGIGTLPEMAYLDLARNYLNGPIPGQLGDCSKMIYLNLSSNQLNGSIPDEYGNLVSLQVALDLSRNTLSGEIPWQLGNLIKLEILNLSNNELTGPIPSTFDNLNSLRLVDVSHNDLEGPLPNNEGFLVAPAEAFQGNAGLCGNHSGLKLCPSIESKKERRISILVIMMPLVGVSIILSIIVIILYTMKRGKTKMSEESEDSHHGNVFAIWCYDGKLVYEDIKEATEGFDHKYCIGVGGSGSVYRAELSTGQVVAVKELHAFHCFNLQDRNVFENEVRALTKIRHRNIVKLYGFCSHAERSILIFEYLERGSLAKILKDMEQAKDLDWAKRINAVKGVTKALYYLHHDCRPPIIHRDISSNNILLDREYEAHVSDFGTARFLKPDSSNWTGLAGTYGYIAPELAYTMKVTDKCDVYSFGVLTLEIIMGRHPCEMMSSPSSPSPLGSSSSSSSATLSLPASQVQTLPFNNLLDGRLPLPSPEMAEEVATIIKLGFACLNANPLLRPTMEQVHMELSARRLPSIESVHELAFGQVLNPGVQEQEDKTPQ, encoded by the exons ATGTTGCTTAAGCGTTCCTTCTGCTGCTATCTTTTCCTGAACTTTCTGTTCGCATTTTCCACTTTGCCTACAGCCGCTTCAGCCTTATCTACTCATGTACAAACACGAGAAGCGGAAGCCCTtctaaaatggaaaaatagcCTGAGGGACCAAACTCAGTATCTCCTCTCTTCTTGGATGCTTGCTTCGAGCAACATCACAAGCACAAACACAAGTACCAATTCATGCAGTTGGGAAGGGATCAGGTGCAATATTGCCGGAAGTGTCACAGGCATAAACCTCACAAGCATCGGCCTGAGAGGTACACTACATGAATTCAACTTCTCATCCTTGCCAAACCTATTGTCTCTCGATCTTCATGATAACGAACTTTTTGGAAACATCCCTTCTAATATTGTTACTCTTCATAATCTAACCTTCTTAAATCTGGGTTACAATCAACTCAGTGGAAGCATTCCTCCAGAGGTTGGAAACTTGACAATGCTCAAAGTGTTAAGCTTCTCGAACAACCTCCTATCCGGTCCTGTTCCTTCCACTCTCGGAAacttgaacaatctttcattGCTTTATCTTGGGAACAATCATCTAACTGGTCCAATTCCCCTGGAACTGGGGAAACTAAACTTCCTTTCCGAGCTTCGGTTGAACTTGAACAATCTTACTGGTTCTATTCCTGCATCTACAGGCAATCTGACAGGCCTGAAGATCTTGTCACTCTATGGAAACCAGTTGTCTGGTCCATTACCTCGAGAGATTAATAACCTCACCCACTTGATACTATTCTTTCTGTCAAATAATAGCATATCTGGTTTCTTACCTGAGAATATATGCCATGGTGGTATTCTGGAAGACTTTTGTGCTAGTAACAACCATTTCACCGGCACTGTTCCTAAAGGGCTGAAAAACTGCACGAGCTTAACAAGACTGCGTCTAGACAGGAATCATCTCGTAGGAAATATATCTGAAGACTTCGGCATATATCCTGTTCTAGACTACATTGATTTGAGCTATAATAATTTCCATGGTGAGGTTTCACCAAACTGGGGAAAATGCCAACTCCTAACCAGCCTAAAAATTTCTGATAATCTTATTGTCGGAGTCATTCCACCTGGGATTGGGGGATCATCGCTTCTTCACGTGCTTGATCTTTCAAACAACAAACTCGTAGGGAAAATCCCAAATGAGCTAGGAAATTTGAAATCACTCTTTAATCTGACTTTGAGCGGTAACAATCTTTCTGGAGAAATTCCTCCAGGAATTGGAACGTTGCCTGAAATGGCCTATCTTGATCTAGCTCGAAACTATCTGAATGGCCCAATTCCTGGGCAGCTGGGTGACTGCTCGAAAATGATCTACCTGAACTTGAGCAGCAATCAACTTAATGGAAGCATTCCTGATGAATATGGCAATTTGGTGTCACTACAAGTTGCATTGGATCTAAGTAGAAACACACTCTCCGGGGAAATTCCATGGCAACTTGGAAATTTGATAAAGCTGGAGATATTGAATCTTTCCAACAATGAGCTCACTGGTCCAATCCCATcaacttttgacaatttgaaCAGTCTGAGGCTGGTTGATGTGTCCCATAATGACTTGGAAGGTCCTCTTCCTAACAACGAAGGCTTCCTGGTGGCTCCGGCAGAAGCATTTCAAGGTAATGCCGGATTATGCGGCAACCATTCTGGCTTAAAGCTCTGTCCTTCAATAGaaagtaaaaaagagagaagaattaGTATATTGGTAATTATGATGCCTCTTGTTGGAGTGTCAATAATTCTTAGTATCATCGTTATTATTCTCTATACCATGAAGAGGGGGAAGACAAAAATGAGCGAAGAATCCGAGGATTCGCATCATGGTAATGTATTCGCAATTTGGTGCTATGACGGGAAATTAGTATATGAAGACATCAAGGAAGCAACTGAAGGCTTTGACCATAAGTACTGCATTGGTGTAGGAGGAAGTGGGAGTGTTTATAGAGCAGAACTGTCGACAGGTCAAGTCGTGGCTGTGAAGGAGCTTCATGCTTTCCACTGTTTTAATCTGCAAGATCGAAATGTCTTCGAGAATGAGGTAAGGGCATTAACAAAGATCAGGCATCGGAATATTGTGAAGCTGTACGGTTTCTGTTCACACGCGGAACGGTCGATCTTGATTTTCGAGTATTTGGAGAGGGGGAGTTTGGCCAAGATCCTGAAGGACATGGAGCAAGCAAAGGATTTGGATTGGGCAAAAAGAATTAATGCTGTGAAAGGGGTTACTAAGGCACTCTACTACTTGCACCATGATTGTAGACCTCCCATTATTCACAGAGACATATCAAGCAACAATATATTGTTGGACAGGGAATATGAAGCTCATGTTTCTGATTTCGGAACGGCCAGATTTCTAAAGCCGGATTCCTCCAATTGGACAGGGCTCGCCGGAACATATGGGTATATCGCTCCAG AACTTGCCTACACGATGAAAGTCACGGACAAGTGTGACGTTTACAGCTTTGGAGTATTAACACTCGAAATAATAATGGGTCGTCACCCTTGTGAGATGATGTCCTCTCCTTCATCTCCCTCACCATTggggtcatcctcatcatcgtCATCTGCGACATTGTCTTTGCCGGCATCGCAAGTACAGACTCTGCCTTTCAACAATTTGTTGGATGGGCGTCTGCCACTACCCTCTCCCGAGATGGCGGAGGAAGTAGCGACCATCATAAAGCTGGGCTTCGCATGCTTAAATGCTAATCCTCTTCTCAGGCCAACCATGGAGCAAGTTCACATGGAGCTATCGGCTCGAAGGCTACCTTCCATCGAGTCAGTCCATGAATTAGCCTTCGGACAAGTCCTAAACCCAGGGGTACAAGAACAAGAGGACAAGACGCCTCAGTGA